The Neodiprion pinetum isolate iyNeoPine1 chromosome 5, iyNeoPine1.2, whole genome shotgun sequence genome segment GTATCATCGTATTACTGCGCCCGTGTGTccgcgtatatacatatacaaataCCTTTTacagttgaaattttgacaatttacAACACGAGGTCGGTATGATATTTATTTCAGTATCGCACGAGTAACGATTATCaatgttattaatattattattattattattattattcttattgtataattttctcttcaaaaaCCAAATTTTAACTGGAAAATCGTAATCCGTATAAATAGGTATACTTAtccgtatattatatttatatatttatattcgtaGGTACGAATATTTCATCTAGAATATACATTACCTTGTGCATATTACTagtatttattgttattattattattattatttttttttattttttttttattttacgattttGGGAGATccaaaattaacaatttttttatcggagGGAATAAacaattcttgaaaattgatttatacGACGCGTAACAAATATTCCAAgttttagtgaaaaaattattttccgcaTTATTCACACAGTCAATGAATTGAGAAggtctgaaataaaatattaatataatgaaagaTAGAAACTGTGATATGCGGTAATCGGAGTGGTTCAAAATCACATTATTAGTTGAAAATATAGCAACCAAGATTCGATTTCGATTTCAAAAAAGTTCATCGTAACATCAAAATTGACCAAATAATTTGatgcgaaaaatttattgtgtAAAATTCCATGTTCGTGGCGATAATAATTAGATGGACTGTAAAATTATGTCAATACGAATTTATCTTCTCGcacatatatgtgtaaattATGTATCGAAACAGTGAAGCattttgtatatgtatataatatttataaacatcTGTAAACTCAAAAACACTATAcacaattaattttataaattgtatGTCATATGTCATTTGGATGAAGATTGTTCCATGTTGTTATGCGAACGAATCGATCTTTAATAAACttgtattatattacaatttctATATTCGTTTAAACTTTTACCTACTCGAGGACGATTTTTGCCGTCATTTTTATTATGCCCTGcgggttttatttttctctcgcaTAAAATTCGCTCTGACTGTTTTCGCGAAAATAGTGATACTAgtgaaaatagtgaaaatagTGAACAATAGTTAGTAATCGgtcgattgaaaaatttggtgAGAAACATAATGCACTGCGACTCCTGGCGATCAAGCTGcgctgatttatttcaagGTGACTCGCTTAACAAATTGTTGACGACAATTAGAGGAGGCaatgtttttctgtttttccttatcgttctttcttattttcttgGCGTTATCGTAAAGTTCATATTCGTAACTTTATGGTAACAATGCGTAATTggaagaattattttcttcgctactTCAGAAACATCAGAGATTTGGTAGATCGTGATATATCGTTGACAAACAATCGTGTTAATgctagtaacgttatcgtaacgattcatacCTGGGAAATACCGTCattttgcgattttcgaattgtttgaaattcagtgaaCTGTAATATAACAAGACGTACTCggtattttgaaatattagtTCCTTGAAAGttgtgaaaataagaaaatagtgatttttgcACGATGTTTCGTTAGGACAACGTTACGTACTTCAATCTTGTAACAAACGCACGTTTTCCAAATTGAACTTGCCGAAATATATTCTAAAAGTTGCAGAATGATGGTTTTTACTTCGATGTTTCATTACGTCagcgttactaacttcaacctcattaATTTTCCTATAAATcaatgatatttatttatttcattctttaaTGATCTGGTTACTTgaacatcatcatcatcatcatcatcatcatcatcatcatcatcatcattattatttatgaaataGTGTCCCGTAAACaacatatgtacacatatgtgtggtgtgtatgtgtgtttgTTTGCGTGTATAATGTGTACAAGTACATTATTTTTGGATATAtcgttgaattaaaaattatatacgtatgtatatatgtatatagcaTAATTAAAGTCAGGTATTtctatgtacatatacataaatgcatataaatatatatatatagagacaTCGAtttatctatacatatacatataagtatgTATAGGTAATTCAATTCTTGACGATTCGATGAATTACCATCAAGAAAATCGTTTGATTTAAAAGATTCTTTTCACATTGGTTAGCAATAGTAGTTAGCGGTAATAGTTGGGAGTGGAGAATATTTTTGTGAATAAGATTGGGTGGGTGGTGATGAAATAATAGAACGGCGGATTggtagaaggaaaaaaatatcgaattttcaaagacgtgaaaatttaattcgtagcgttattaaaatttagaaCATTCAAgtatggaaaattaaaaatatagaaagtcGTAAAGTCAGAaaggtcaagcgtagaatcACAGAATCTAAAATCTGTAAACGATTTcatattattgagaaaaattctgacgattctataTTTTGGCATTCTATATTCTGTCCTTTTTATCGTTTTACTTCTCCGTACTTCGGCTTGCCAAAACTTTAAAAATTCTCTGAATTAAGTTTTTGcttcttaaaaaattcaacattatgctccttctattttttgatctttctaTACTTTTACTCCCACCCATAAGATTTAATATTTGCAGTTAGctcgagaaagagagacagagagagagagagatatatatatacacgatatAATTGTTATCGTTTTATAACAAGAACAGTTGATATTCTATACatctacgtaaaaatatctgCGTCCACTGTAGTGGTAGGCTCTTAATTAATATAACTGCGTGCTATGATCCGTTTGTATTGAatagcaaaaatcaaaatcaaaattgcaaaCTTTTAATCAGCtgcacttacaattttttttttttttttctttttttcttcttctgttaatatatatatatatatatatatcttttacGTTATACTTAATaacaattatcattattattactatcgttatacgtataatgcattgatctttatatacatatttatatgtatataaattattgttgttatattATCTACGGAGAAAAGTGCGAACGTAAAAGTTATTAAAACGagcataatatatatatatatatattcttttctCGGTCCTTCCGTTATtataaacattttatttttcatcaaatatctttatttattcatatttacatatttattttagcctccccccccccccccccaacggTTACTTCATTTGCGCGAAAAGTTTAACaagtttaatttgaaaaaaatatcaaaataatttttaatatttctttgtACACATACTTTGGGTACGTATATACAGGATCTTCCAGACTGATTTCATTTGGGTCTTATTACGCATTTCGTAATCtttcaaattctgaatttaatactttttcttcatgttATTTTTTGGCAACAGTAATTTACTAGTATCCCCCCCCAAGTTTGCttgttaatttcttttttgcattttttatttacctgtGAGTGTCTTGTCAATTGTGCGATGCGTAAgaacaatgaataaataaaaataaaaacattttagTTGGTTTTTTCCCCACtgaagtattattattattgttatgcaATAATgagcagaaaaagaaaaaatggaaaaaaaaaaattaaaataaagaacaaaacaaCAAAACTGACAACTCCCAATTTAAATTGGCACGGAATTTCCCATACATATACAAGTGTACTCTCTATAAACtattatattcaaaatttataacgccattcaatttatataatatagttattcatttatatatcgatttattttatttatttttttatccacctTTTCACCAatcattcgtaattttttttgtctttgtCCGTGTTTCTCTCACAAAAGAATTCTAttcgtttttgaaaataataaatgaacaatAATCATAATGACATCAGGTTAATATTGGGATAATCGTGCAGTTGATTATCATTAATCGATTCACGGATTAACTGTTTTGTATAGATGCATTGCGTCAAAGCTCGTTCTCATGTTTCAAAGAGGTAAATTTTACTCGGAAACGAAGCTTAACGATGAACAAGAAGAGTTCTTCATATTTAAATTGAGACATGTTATTCGCATCGCACAATATGCAATATGCCAGGTACGTTTAAACAGTTTTGCATGCAGAGCAGTGTCGTGTTAAGAAGGAATACGCAGAcctttgaaaaacttttcattcgaGTAGTAATACAACTAATCTCGTATTACAGACGAAGTAGATTTCGCTGTTTATGGTCTGAACGTTCTCCGAATGCCGCTAATATACAGAACGAccaacataaataaaaaagtgagCCGAACAGAGAGTCGAGAGAGAAATTTATCACCACTATcgcatattaattttcaataaaaaagaattaataAGCACTAAGTAAAAATGAAAGTCAGTATTTTCTGCCGACTTCACACGGTGTTCGTATATTTAATATTAGGTGTGTGCGCACGCCGTAAATTGGTGCACTTCTAGTTGTCTTGCAAATAGTTTGTGCGCAGGTTATAGAATTATTTactaattaatattatacaataaagTATAGCGTGGAGGCCTTATTATGTGTCGCATTGCGAATGACGTTTATAAGTAACGACTTGTCGACATTTACGATcactttccttttttctttcatccttTCTACTCTTTAAGTAACAAGTAAGTCTGTATCATCaaataatgttaataataataataacaacagtgATTATTCTTATATTTATGAAAGTagaagtaataataataataataactaggAAATCATTAATTGTTTACCACAAAATCTACAGATCTTTTAAACGTCATCGTTTTTATCGTTGAAATACGTAACTACTTTTAAGAGAACATGTACGCAGCTCGActgcattttttttgaaaatcgctgAGTCTAATGCTGTCGCTTTGTTTAAAGTACAATTTCGCATTGGTAGTTGAGTTTTAAAAAACGTACTTGACACAGTTTTTGAATTAGAAACAAATTCACGTGTTCAAGCTGCGTACCTTCTTTCTTTTAACTTGCCTATTTATTTGCTATCTTACCGACCGATATTTCacttcattttcttttaataaacTCGTGTcaatacgtgtatatatatatatatatatatatatatatatatatgtcgatATTAGTACGATATCGCGTTTCCGAAAAAAGGAACGAACAAATCATTTCGTGTGctttagaatttaaaaattgcaacTGAAATTTTTGCGTACAATTGTATCGTTTTGAGGATCGATAATTGagttattctttattttttattttttttttatttctatctcTTCTACTGGGCCAGAAAGTGTTTGTAAGTATATAAAGAGGTGTAATTCTTAGCAATAATTGAGCGCAGTTTTTCCACGTGATAAAGATAATAAAACACATTTTATCTTTCGTCCGGCCAGGGACgcgatattttgtaaatttatttatttgttcatttattttgatttattattatacttttaatttattcatcatttaGTTGACACCGTGACCAAAAGAGAGTTATCATGAATGcttgaattttgcatttaaaAAGACTGACAATAATTTAACCAGCCttgattttgttttatttgaattattattattattattattattattattttatctaGTTTTATCGAAATCAGTTTCTCCTCATAAGCATTACGTGGAAGATATTATatttgcatgtatatatatatatatttatttatttatttatatgtctatatttatatattatttataaacaaacaaaagaacAGAGATAACTTAAATCATTAGTGACATTATGCTCGAGAAAAACGTCAAGATAAAGATAATACAAGTTTCTTCcttcaattattatcacttGTATGCTTttcttattcattttcattaatcAGATCTCGTAGAAAgcgtatatgtatttatatcaTTGGTCGCTTGAATTTTTAATGCTCCCCTTAAACTTGCAACAATGACAAgcaattgattaattttttttcaaccgcatcgatactgttttttttttgtttcttcttttccaaATCAACGATAGAAGATTTTGATATTTCGGCCCAATCGCTTTGAAAAAGTCGtcgcgatatttttgttcgaaaaaatcaGATCcagattgaaagaaaaaatatacatatatatatatatatgtatttatgtatatatacatacatatatatatatgtgtacctATATGTATTGAATGTAGAACAAACAGAATGAATCGAACATACATTGTTCGAAGTTAGACGTTCAACTCTTTTTACACTTCTTATGTTTTCTAAGATGCGATATTTTCGCTGGAAACAATGTTGAGAGAGCGCTTCGCGTGCTGCACCATAACAACTTGAAGCGTTTACTACGGTGATATATCTTAGAGTCGTTTAGAGATAACGGTGTCACTGGAGTCGCCAGAACCAACAAAGCTGGTACGACATTAGATTGTTGTACCTCCTCCAGCATTGGCTTCAGTTGTAATTTGTCGACTGTCCTAACGGAGCTCTGTGCTGTTGTTGATGACGATTTATATTTGGACTGACGGACGATGGGTCTTGGCGCTGCTGCGTTGAATTGCTTCCACTGGAGGAAAGGCCGGTCGAACCTTGGACACCCTTCTGCTGCTGAAGGCCACTGTTGAGCGCTAGCCGTTGCATCTGACGGATGACCGTAGTCGCGTGATACGCTTGCTGCAACCATGAGACAACAGGGAGACATTCCTACCGGGCCTGGCGAGCAAACATATACTTATCAGCATTTTAATCAACTTGTCAACATTACTCACCTTCCACCTTGACTTGGCAAAGTTCTTTTTAAGTTGTTCCGATACAGTACCATGGATATTTTTATTGCTCGCCGCGTTTCCGGATAtcctgaaattattattattttaccaaGTTTCACGATTACTTTGGGATGGTGAGAATACGTGCCTCTATTGAACAACGACGGGTGTCTGGCGTGCTGAGAATTTAAGGTTACTTTTTGGCCAGTTATTAACTTTTGGTTAGTTTTGCCAAGTTGATTTACTTTGTTGGGCTGATTTTTGCGATACATGTCAATTTATCGGTACGCTTAATATATTGTTTTGtgattctttcttttttttatataaaccTTTTCTTTTTGACTTACCAAGGGTGCGCCAGTGCCTGTTTGCAGGTGTATCGTTCGTCGACGTTAACGCACATCAATTTCTTAATGAAATCCTTTGCAGAGTCGCTAATGTCATCCCAGTACGGCGAATCGAACTCAAATTCACCTACAACAGTCTGGTTAGCTCGTTGCTATAAGCTTGTAATTGCTAATCTCGTTAAATTTTGGTCAGAAAATAGAGATCGAAGttagagaaaaggaaaatttgaagataacACTTATAATACAAGaggagtaaaagaaaaaagacaagAACAAAACGTAATCACTGGGACGGACAGAAATATCAAagtaattcgaaaaaaaaacgttttcttttgttatcaAACACACGTGAACATGCgcaatgtttttttgttttaaaaattaatggaaCGAAGCGCTTACATTATTAAACTTTTGATTAATCGTTATCAGTAAAACCATGAGTGATTAGTGTACAAAGAATGATTATTGATCGAGCAATCATCTGAAAttgtaaatgaattttcttatCGTTCATTAGGTGAGTCTTTCGTCAATCCGTATACCACTCTCTATTACCTCGTAGTATCTGGGCGAACAGATTGGCGTCGTTCTCGTCGTAGAACGGTGGATATCCGCACAATAGAATATAAGATATCACACCTATGCTCCATACGTCTACGGCTTTGCCGTATGGCTTTTGCGCCAATACCTCCGGTGCTGAAAACAAAAgagattttatgaattttgtgCCGATTTCCTTCAACTTATCGAACATGGATCGCAGACCCGTTCCAACGGTTTGAGTTAATCGTTGTTACAGTCAAAAGCGATCTGAAAATCTTTTACATTAATTCAAATTGTCCAAGATTTCTCAAACGTACCGACATAACCAGGCGTGCCGCAGGCCGTTGCCATTATTCCGGAATCCTCCATCTTCGATAGGCCAAAGTCACTGATCATGATTTTACTGTCTTCGTCCGGACTGTAGTAGAGGAGATTCTCAGGTTTCAGATCTCTGTGAACGACACCCTGCTCGTGCATGTAGTCGACTGCTTCGAGCACTTGTCGTATAAGACCGGAAGCGTCTTTCTCTGTGTAAGAACCTTTCTCTACAATTCTGTCGAAGAGTTCTCCCCCGGTGACCCTAAGATATGCGATAAAATACATGACGCGAACCGTcgtgtttcaattttcagacAACTCGACGGTCACACCCAGAGCCTAATatgtttttgattaaaatttaacTTCAAGCTACAATATCGATTCTGACAAACGTTC includes the following:
- the CaMKI gene encoding calcium/calmodulin-dependent protein kinase type 1 isoform X2 translates to MRRKRENIVTTKMPLFGKKDSSKKLKKDGKDERLPSVDEKYILKELLGTGAFSEVRLAESKEKPGQMFAVKIIDKKALKGKEDSLENEIKVLRRFSETVKPHSGGGPFKSDNSGETGWLTHPNIVQLLETFEDKHKVYLVMELVTGGELFDRIVEKGSYTEKDASGLIRQVLEAVDYMHEQGVVHRDLKPENLLYYSPDEDSKIMISDFGLSKMEDSGIMATACGTPGYVAPEVLAQKPYGKAVDVWSIGVISYILLCGYPPFYDENDANLFAQILRGEFEFDSPYWDDISDSAKDFIKKLMCVNVDERYTCKQALAHPWISGNAASNKNIHGPVGMSPCCLMVAASVSRDYGHPSDATASAQQWPSAAEGCPRFDRPFLQWKQFNAAAPRPIVRQSKYKSSSTTAQSSVRTVDKLQLKPMLEEVQQSNVVPALLVLATPVTPLSLNDSKIYHRSKRFKLLWCSTRSALSTLFPAKISHLRKHKKCKKS
- the CaMKI gene encoding calcium/calmodulin-dependent protein kinase type 1 isoform X4 — translated: MPLFGKKDSSKKLKKDGKDERLPSVDEKYILKELLGTGAFSEVRLAESKEKPGQMFAVKIIDKKALKGKEDSLENEIKVLRRFSETVKPHSGGGPFKSDNSGETGWLTHPNIVQLLETFEDKHKVYLVMELVTGGELFDRIVEKGSYTEKDASGLIRQVLEAVDYMHEQGVVHRDLKPENLLYYSPDEDSKIMISDFGLSKMEDSGIMATACGTPGYVAPEVLAQKPYGKAVDVWSIGVISYILLCGYPPFYDENDANLFAQILRGEFEFDSPYWDDISDSAKDFIKKLMCVNVDERYTCKQALAHPWISGNAASNKNIHGPVGMSPCCLMVAASVSRDYGHPSDATASAQQWPSAAEGCPRFDRPFLQWKQFNAAAPRPIVRQSKYKSSSTTAQSSVRTVDKLQLKPMLEEVQQSNVVPALLVLATPVTPLSLNDSKIYHRSKRFKLLWCSTRSALSTLFPAKISHLRKHKKCKKS
- the CaMKI gene encoding calcium/calmodulin-dependent protein kinase type 1 isoform X1, which produces MQKCGVRELKIEWKNRLGIVTTKMPLFGKKDSSKKLKKDGKDERLPSVDEKYILKELLGTGAFSEVRLAESKEKPGQMFAVKIIDKKALKGKEDSLENEIKVLRRFSETVKPHSGGGPFKSDNSGETGWLTHPNIVQLLETFEDKHKVYLVMELVTGGELFDRIVEKGSYTEKDASGLIRQVLEAVDYMHEQGVVHRDLKPENLLYYSPDEDSKIMISDFGLSKMEDSGIMATACGTPGYVAPEVLAQKPYGKAVDVWSIGVISYILLCGYPPFYDENDANLFAQILRGEFEFDSPYWDDISDSAKDFIKKLMCVNVDERYTCKQALAHPWISGNAASNKNIHGPVGMSPCCLMVAASVSRDYGHPSDATASAQQWPSAAEGCPRFDRPFLQWKQFNAAAPRPIVRQSKYKSSSTTAQSSVRTVDKLQLKPMLEEVQQSNVVPALLVLATPVTPLSLNDSKIYHRSKRFKLLWCSTRSALSTLFPAKISHLRKHKKCKKS
- the CaMKI gene encoding calcium/calmodulin-dependent protein kinase type 1 isoform X3, translated to MRRKRENITTKMPLFGKKDSSKKLKKDGKDERLPSVDEKYILKELLGTGAFSEVRLAESKEKPGQMFAVKIIDKKALKGKEDSLENEIKVLRRFSETVKPHSGGGPFKSDNSGETGWLTHPNIVQLLETFEDKHKVYLVMELVTGGELFDRIVEKGSYTEKDASGLIRQVLEAVDYMHEQGVVHRDLKPENLLYYSPDEDSKIMISDFGLSKMEDSGIMATACGTPGYVAPEVLAQKPYGKAVDVWSIGVISYILLCGYPPFYDENDANLFAQILRGEFEFDSPYWDDISDSAKDFIKKLMCVNVDERYTCKQALAHPWISGNAASNKNIHGPVGMSPCCLMVAASVSRDYGHPSDATASAQQWPSAAEGCPRFDRPFLQWKQFNAAAPRPIVRQSKYKSSSTTAQSSVRTVDKLQLKPMLEEVQQSNVVPALLVLATPVTPLSLNDSKIYHRSKRFKLLWCSTRSALSTLFPAKISHLRKHKKCKKS
- the CaMKI gene encoding calcium/calmodulin-dependent protein kinase type 1 isoform X5, with the protein product MQKCGVRELKIEWKNRLGIVTTKMPLFGKKDSSKKLKKDGKDERLPSVDEKYILKELLGTGAFSEVRLAESKEKPGQMFAVKIIDKKALKGKEDSLENEIKVLRRLTHPNIVQLLETFEDKHKVYLVMELVTGGELFDRIVEKGSYTEKDASGLIRQVLEAVDYMHEQGVVHRDLKPENLLYYSPDEDSKIMISDFGLSKMEDSGIMATACGTPGYVAPEVLAQKPYGKAVDVWSIGVISYILLCGYPPFYDENDANLFAQILRGEFEFDSPYWDDISDSAKDFIKKLMCVNVDERYTCKQALAHPWISGNAASNKNIHGPVGMSPCCLMVAASVSRDYGHPSDATASAQQWPSAAEGCPRFDRPFLQWKQFNAAAPRPIVRQSKYKSSSTTAQSSVRTVDKLQLKPMLEEVQQSNVVPALLVLATPVTPLSLNDSKIYHRSKRFKLLWCSTRSALSTLFPAKISHLRKHKKCKKS
- the CaMKI gene encoding calcium/calmodulin-dependent protein kinase type 1 isoform X7, whose translation is MQKCGVRELKIEWKNRLGIVTTKMPLFGKKDSSKKLKKDGKDERLPSVDEKYILKELLGTGAFSEVRLAESKEKPGQMFAVKIIDKKALKGKEDSLENEIKVLRRLTHPNIVQLLETFEDKHKVYLVMELVTGGELFDRIVEKGSYTEKDASGLIRQVLEAVDYMHEQGVVHRDLKPENLLYYSPDEDSKIMISDFGLSKMEDSGIMATACGTPGYVAPEVLAQKPYGKAVDVWSIGVISYILLCGYPPFYDENDANLFAQILRGEFEFDSPYWDDISDSAKDFIKKLMCVNVDERYTCKQALAHPWISGNAASNKNIHGTVSEQLKKNFAKSRWKQAYHATTVIRQMQRLALNSGLQQQKGVQGSTGLSSSGSNSTQQRQDPSSVSPNINRHQQQHRAPLGQSTNYN
- the CaMKI gene encoding calcium/calmodulin-dependent protein kinase type 1 isoform X6 is translated as MQKCGVRELKIEWKNRLGIVTTKMPLFGKKDSSKKLKKDGKDERLPSVDEKYILKELLGTGAFSEVRLAESKEKPGQMFAVKIIDKKALKGKEDSLENEIKVLRRFSETVKPHSGGGPFKSDNSGETGWLTHPNIVQLLETFEDKHKVYLVMELVTGGELFDRIVEKGSYTEKDASGLIRQVLEAVDYMHEQGVVHRDLKPENLLYYSPDEDSKIMISDFGLSKMEDSGIMATACGTPGYVAPEVLAQKPYGKAVDVWSIGVISYILLCGYPPFYDENDANLFAQILRGEFEFDSPYWDDISDSAKDFIKKLMCVNVDERYTCKQALAHPWISGNAASNKNIHGTVSEQLKKNFAKSRWKQAYHATTVIRQMQRLALNSGLQQQKGVQGSTGLSSSGSNSTQQRQDPSSVSPNINRHQQQHRAPLGQSTNYN